The following are encoded in a window of Halosolutus halophilus genomic DNA:
- a CDS encoding XkdF-like putative serine protease domain-containing protein codes for MPPVSKAGGSAFRKDVEFVAKDDDEQIAAGIVMVPDKVDLQNDFAREETIREFADQFEAFVEAGQAGGGVMHAVWPDDWMALERNEVLDEAEEIGGTEAPAGAWIQEWAINNNDLWSLITDGILEGYSIGAIQVDWEGPFEQDEVNDVAVPDAIDDEALVWELVDGIIREVSAVDIPAVPDAQILDTKADTEKRLGDYLGDRDGFIDEALERGHSEAEAERLWELLNDAVETEGAAEPGKQSMFARAGKAFLSALSGSGSDDDTEAKTSEALDRSRDRDRGSDKEGRTLSTTNRNSLFATIDASLDVLEDAGVDHGMTRFTDRDDVGFDLSEHSAREWPNPDEEDEDEESAGTTGLPFESAAGGETPDDNTTMSDTDDPWEDAPEWAKDLRDNQEENSKRIDEIAATDDEGEEKDAWEDAPEWAKDLKDQQEKNADRIDTISKQTGTGTQQLGKSEAEETEKGSGFTLDPRKAGR; via the coding sequence GTGCCTCCAGTAAGTAAAGCCGGAGGATCGGCCTTCCGCAAGGACGTCGAGTTCGTCGCGAAGGACGACGACGAGCAGATCGCGGCTGGCATCGTGATGGTGCCGGACAAGGTTGACCTCCAGAACGACTTTGCTCGCGAAGAGACCATTCGCGAGTTCGCCGACCAGTTCGAGGCCTTTGTCGAGGCCGGCCAGGCTGGCGGCGGCGTCATGCATGCCGTCTGGCCCGACGACTGGATGGCCCTCGAGCGCAACGAGGTCCTCGACGAGGCCGAGGAGATCGGCGGAACCGAGGCCCCGGCCGGCGCGTGGATCCAGGAGTGGGCGATCAACAACAACGATCTCTGGTCGCTCATCACCGACGGGATCCTCGAGGGGTACTCGATCGGCGCGATCCAGGTCGACTGGGAGGGTCCGTTCGAGCAGGACGAGGTCAACGACGTCGCAGTCCCCGATGCGATCGACGACGAGGCACTCGTCTGGGAACTCGTCGACGGGATCATCCGCGAGGTTTCGGCGGTCGACATCCCGGCGGTCCCAGACGCCCAGATCCTCGACACGAAGGCCGACACCGAGAAGCGTCTCGGCGACTACCTCGGTGATCGCGACGGCTTTATCGACGAAGCCCTCGAGCGCGGCCATTCGGAGGCCGAAGCCGAGCGTCTCTGGGAGCTACTGAACGACGCGGTCGAGACCGAGGGGGCGGCCGAACCGGGCAAGCAATCGATGTTCGCCCGCGCCGGCAAGGCGTTCCTCTCGGCACTCTCTGGGTCCGGGTCCGATGACGACACCGAGGCGAAGACGTCCGAGGCCCTGGACCGCAGCCGCGATCGTGACCGTGGGAGCGACAAGGAGGGGCGCACCCTCTCGACGACAAACCGTAACTCGTTATTCGCGACGATCGACGCCTCGCTGGACGTCCTCGAGGACGCCGGCGTCGATCACGGCATGACCCGGTTCACCGATCGGGACGACGTCGGCTTCGATCTCTCCGAACACAGCGCTCGCGAGTGGCCCAACCCCGACGAGGAGGACGAAGACGAAGAGAGCGCGGGAACGACTGGACTGCCTTTCGAATCCGCCGCCGGCGGCGAGACGCCGGACGACAACACAACCATGAGTGACACTGACGACCCGTGGGAGGACGCCCCGGAGTGGGCCAAAGATCTGCGGGACAATCAGGAGGAGAACAGCAAGCGAATCGACGAGATCGCCGCTACCGACGACGAAGGCGAGGAGAAAGACGCCTGGGAGGACGCCCCTGAGTGGGCGAAGGACCTCAAAGACCAGCAGGAGAAAAACGCCGATCGTATCGACACGATCTCGAAGCAGACTGGAACCGGCACGCAGCAGCTCGGCAAGAGCGAGGCGGAAGAGACCGAGAAAGGCAGCGGCTTCACGCTGGACCCGCGGAAGGCGGGGAGGTAA
- a CDS encoding phage major capsid protein, translating to MTISSTRTQNEKALEKLDTTDMAGGVLPRDLFEEWYQKVVDSAAMLQGARTEDLPRPQMDIPRISVGERMRRGSAENSGNDGQGEVNTDAVSLDVEKGTLAYDLSRESVDDTLDNVDEIVLDMLARQFAVDTQDLAINGDESDADAFLNQNDGWLKILANATDTNTYDHTDANGNPQPVDTGLFNEAIQTMPNKYLRSDRFEPVVYMNENQVQSYRMALTEREDPLGSAVIFGDEDITPFSYDVVGVAAWPEDQAVFTHPQNFVYGLYDEVEIRVLTETDKVAENDLFARYFMRVRDDFAIEDEEAAVHITGIQT from the coding sequence ATGACGATCAGCTCCACCCGCACGCAGAACGAAAAGGCACTCGAGAAACTCGACACGACGGACATGGCCGGCGGCGTCCTGCCGCGGGACCTCTTCGAGGAGTGGTATCAGAAGGTCGTCGACTCGGCGGCCATGCTCCAGGGGGCCCGCACAGAAGACCTCCCGCGGCCGCAGATGGACATCCCGCGGATCAGTGTCGGCGAGCGGATGCGGCGTGGGTCGGCCGAGAACTCCGGCAACGATGGCCAGGGCGAGGTCAACACCGACGCCGTCAGTCTCGACGTCGAGAAGGGCACGCTCGCGTACGACCTCTCGCGGGAGTCCGTCGACGACACGCTCGACAACGTCGACGAGATCGTCCTGGACATGCTGGCCCGACAGTTCGCCGTCGACACGCAGGATCTCGCGATCAACGGTGACGAGTCCGACGCGGACGCGTTCCTCAACCAGAACGACGGCTGGCTGAAGATCCTCGCGAACGCCACCGATACGAACACCTACGACCACACGGACGCCAACGGCAACCCACAGCCGGTCGATACGGGCCTCTTCAACGAGGCGATCCAGACGATGCCGAACAAGTACCTCCGGTCGGATCGCTTCGAGCCCGTAGTCTACATGAACGAGAATCAGGTCCAGTCCTACCGGATGGCCCTGACCGAACGCGAGGATCCACTGGGTTCGGCGGTCATCTTCGGTGACGAAGATATCACGCCGTTCTCGTACGACGTCGTCGGCGTGGCCGCGTGGCCCGAGGACCAGGCTGTGTTCACGCACCCGCAGAACTTCGTCTACGGCCTCTACGACGAGGTCGAGATCCGTGTCCTGACCGAGACGGACAAGGTCGCCGAGAACGACCTCTTCGCGCGCTACTTCATGCGCGTTCGCGACGACTTCGCGATCGAAGACGAGGAAGCAGCGGTCCATATCACGGGCATCCAGACCTAG
- a CDS encoding phage portal protein produces the protein MSSDDTIDNTEETSVELSVSTLGNGETMSKARETTQLDERRIATDVGHGIQPPYNPETLAAFQELNETHQACVRKKSRYEVGYGFDIVPHPQTDDPDPDGDAYDAVETFWRSADSRWQVGPEGTAASTPEEVLELARQDYHGIGWAALEILVEGDGTPIGLAHVPATTVRVRKTTTTIETEDGEEKEVIQSGHGYVQVRQGRRRYFGEAGDRYRGQGEDDDREPIFVDRKTGDVANDPTNLKNKPANELIFIPNPSPLSLYYGIPDWVAAMQTMGADQAAKEWNHDTFEHLGIPYYVVKVTGGTLTEDSKDELRELMDNLKGTRYRTAILEVEEFQQERDLTGEEGNDIEIELVPIGSREDLDMEFQAFRERNEHEIAKVHEVPPILINVTSTSNRANSKEQVREFAEDVVAPEQAKFEARLYHILHQTALGVDDWTIQFELRGADRPEKNARVARNRVDAAGQAVTVDEAREAAGWDPLPDDHPVDGDTLLINLGNNADEGDEEPPLEDQLPPEDNKIGERDWADVEADLATKEIEQMQFDSSNLDEGLYDFDEQELYLSFLRDEGQSSLYAYVDVPAAEWSALASASSHGSYHYDSIRLEYPYIEITNFHSRLPEGPSPDPEDVPDDIPM, from the coding sequence ATGAGTAGCGACGATACGATCGACAACACAGAGGAGACGAGCGTCGAGCTCTCAGTCTCGACACTCGGTAACGGAGAGACGATGTCGAAGGCTCGTGAGACGACGCAACTCGACGAGCGCCGGATCGCGACCGATGTTGGCCATGGGATTCAACCGCCGTACAACCCCGAGACGCTAGCCGCCTTCCAGGAACTGAACGAGACACACCAGGCGTGTGTCCGGAAGAAATCGCGGTACGAGGTCGGCTACGGCTTCGATATCGTTCCCCATCCCCAGACCGACGACCCAGACCCGGACGGCGACGCCTACGACGCCGTCGAAACCTTCTGGCGTAGCGCTGATTCCCGCTGGCAGGTCGGCCCCGAAGGGACAGCCGCGTCCACACCAGAGGAGGTCCTCGAACTCGCTCGACAGGACTATCACGGCATCGGCTGGGCGGCACTCGAGATCCTCGTCGAGGGTGACGGAACGCCGATCGGGTTGGCGCACGTCCCTGCGACGACCGTCCGGGTGCGGAAGACAACCACCACGATCGAGACCGAAGACGGCGAGGAAAAGGAGGTCATCCAAAGCGGTCACGGCTACGTTCAGGTCCGCCAGGGCCGTCGTCGGTACTTTGGTGAGGCAGGCGATCGGTACCGCGGCCAGGGCGAAGACGACGACCGCGAGCCGATCTTCGTCGACAGAAAGACGGGCGACGTCGCCAACGATCCTACGAATCTCAAGAACAAGCCCGCAAACGAACTCATATTCATCCCGAACCCGTCGCCGCTCTCGCTGTACTACGGCATCCCCGACTGGGTCGCGGCCATGCAGACGATGGGGGCCGATCAGGCGGCGAAGGAATGGAACCACGACACCTTCGAGCACCTCGGCATCCCCTACTACGTCGTCAAAGTCACGGGCGGGACGCTCACCGAGGACTCGAAGGACGAACTCCGGGAGTTGATGGACAACCTCAAAGGCACTCGCTATCGGACGGCGATCCTCGAGGTCGAGGAGTTCCAGCAAGAGCGTGATCTCACTGGCGAGGAAGGAAACGACATCGAGATCGAACTCGTCCCGATCGGTTCGCGCGAGGATCTGGACATGGAGTTCCAGGCGTTTCGCGAGCGCAACGAGCACGAGATCGCGAAAGTCCACGAGGTTCCGCCGATCCTCATCAACGTCACGTCGACGTCGAACCGAGCGAACTCGAAAGAGCAGGTCCGCGAGTTCGCTGAAGACGTCGTCGCTCCCGAACAGGCGAAGTTCGAGGCTCGGCTGTACCACATCCTCCACCAGACCGCACTCGGCGTCGACGACTGGACGATCCAGTTCGAGCTTCGCGGCGCCGACCGACCGGAGAAGAACGCTCGGGTAGCCCGCAACCGCGTCGACGCCGCAGGACAGGCCGTCACGGTAGACGAGGCTCGAGAGGCAGCCGGCTGGGACCCGTTGCCCGACGACCATCCCGTCGACGGCGACACCCTACTCATCAACCTCGGCAACAATGCCGACGAAGGTGACGAGGAACCACCGCTTGAGGACCAGCTCCCGCCGGAGGACAACAAGATCGGCGAGCGCGACTGGGCCGACGTCGAGGCTGACCTCGCGACCAAGGAGATCGAGCAGATGCAGTTCGATAGCTCGAATCTCGACGAGGGCCTGTACGATTTCGACGAGCAGGAGCTCTATCTCTCGTTCCTGCGTGACGAGGGCCAGTCGTCGCTGTACGCCTACGTCGACGTCCCGGCGGCGGAATGGTCGGCGCTTGCGAGCGCCTCGAGTCACGGGAGCTACCACTACGATTCGATCCGCCTCGAGTACCCGTACATCGAGATCACGAACTTCCATTCCAGGCTGCCGGAGGGACCGAGTCCCGATCCGGAGGACGTCCCCGACGACATCCCGATGTGA
- a CDS encoding antibiotic biosynthesis monooxygenase family protein: MYLVTFRLDPGEYDAEFHDLNDAIQATAENTEGYLGKRTWHSPENEEVLVVYYWESLDALESFGADSDHKEAKQRWTEWYDAYEVTVTEIIESYGSGFGDDADPPA, encoded by the coding sequence ATGTATCTCGTTACGTTTCGCCTCGATCCAGGGGAGTACGACGCAGAATTTCACGACCTAAACGACGCGATACAAGCGACTGCTGAGAACACAGAGGGGTATCTAGGTAAGCGAACATGGCATTCCCCAGAGAATGAGGAAGTTCTCGTCGTTTACTACTGGGAGTCGCTAGACGCGCTTGAGTCGTTTGGCGCAGATTCTGACCACAAAGAGGCGAAACAGCGATGGACAGAGTGGTACGATGCATACGAAGTCACCGTTACAGAAATCATCGAGTCATACGGAAGTGGGTTTGGTGACGACGCAGACCCGCCCGCATAG
- a CDS encoding phage tail tube protein, producing MTGAGSALPVAFAIEETFMGAIVDQDSDGNPEFYVPGYNPTVEELDLQRELQRIREPDSAFPLTSLTQTIEGAVSVSFDLATDTWHDLVFSNNTIEPGLRPSGRWYFGVDLASETPQRVTLGTIVTQVQIQYQQGQNVRVSLTMLYADEADETSTEAGEFSATDVQKPSASDVYAHHGTTLTIDASTVETYLQSADLTISNIARFREGASVRPVDAVTDAVEPSLSTNATFTETSRRDLAYGGSTPASQLSEVDATLDFTNDAGTTIGYSLSLKPENYAWNDLVEAETDLSDDINWHVSDVQVV from the coding sequence ATGACCGGTGCTGGATCGGCACTCCCGGTCGCGTTCGCGATCGAGGAGACGTTCATGGGGGCGATCGTCGACCAAGACTCCGACGGCAACCCGGAGTTCTACGTCCCGGGATACAACCCGACGGTCGAAGAACTCGACCTGCAGCGCGAACTTCAACGGATCCGCGAACCCGACAGTGCGTTTCCGCTGACGTCGCTCACTCAGACGATCGAAGGGGCAGTCTCGGTCTCGTTCGATCTCGCGACTGATACCTGGCACGACCTTGTGTTCTCGAACAACACGATCGAGCCGGGTCTCCGGCCTTCGGGGCGCTGGTACTTCGGCGTCGATCTTGCCAGCGAGACGCCCCAGCGAGTCACGCTCGGAACGATCGTCACGCAGGTCCAGATCCAGTACCAGCAGGGCCAGAACGTCCGCGTCTCGCTGACGATGCTGTACGCCGACGAGGCAGACGAGACGTCGACCGAAGCGGGCGAGTTCTCGGCGACCGACGTCCAGAAACCGAGTGCATCCGACGTCTACGCTCACCATGGCACGACGCTCACGATCGACGCCTCGACCGTCGAGACCTATCTGCAGTCGGCCGATCTTACGATCTCGAACATCGCGCGCTTCCGCGAGGGCGCCAGCGTTCGTCCCGTCGACGCGGTCACGGACGCAGTCGAGCCGTCGCTGTCGACGAACGCGACGTTTACCGAGACCAGTCGGCGCGACCTCGCGTACGGTGGGTCAACGCCGGCGTCGCAATTGAGCGAAGTCGACGCCACGCTCGACTTTACCAACGACGCCGGGACGACGATCGGCTACTCGCTGTCGCTCAAACCGGAGAATTACGCCTGGAACGACTTGGTCGAAGCCGAGACGGACCTGAGCGATGACATCAACTGGCACGTCTCGGACGTCCAGGTGGTCTAA